GGGATGCGCAGGTCTTCGATGTTGATCTCGCCGACGATCTTGCGGATCTGGCCGAAGACTTTCTCACCACGGATCGCCCCCAGGCGAAAGCTCACGTCCACCAGGCGCAGGACGTCGAGGTAGTCCAGGCTTTCAATCCAGTTGCGGTATTCATCGAGCTTGCCGGCGGCATAAATTCCGCCAATCACCGCGCCCATGGAGCAGCCGGCGATACAGGCGATGTCATAGCCACGGCGTTCGATTTCCTCGATCACGCCGATGTGTGCATAGCCCCGGGCCCCGCCCGAACCCAGAACCAGTGCGACGCGTTTTTTCATGATGCTTCCCCGGTGTTCTGCTTCCATGGTCTAACAATGCGCCCAATTGTGTCTGTGCTTCAATCGTCACTGGCACTGGGCTACGCTGAACAGGGCACTTTTCTCGCTGTTTACCGTCGAAGTCGCCACCCTGAACTTTTTCTTTTGAGGTATTGCCGATGAAAGCCTGGATTTGCCTGCCCCTGATTGCCCTGGTTCTGACCGGTTGCGCTGGCAAGACAGCCTACCGCGACAGCTGCGCCAATCAGCTGGACTCGGCCTGGAAGGAGCTCGACCTGGCCAAGGCCGAAGGTTTCGCCGGTACTGTCAGTTATTCAAAAGCCCTGTCGTTGTTGACCGGGGCCAAGACCCAGCAGCAGTTCGAAGCGTTCGAGGGCTGCAGCAAGAAGGCCGAGAAGGCTCGCTTCTACATTCGTGAATCTCGCGCCGGGCGCTGATACAGGAGTAGACCATGTCGTCGGCCATGCTCGACCACGTCATTGCCCAGGTGCTGAGCCTGCAGGTGCGCCTTTTGGCCTGCCAGGCGCGCCTGGTTGCCGATACCGACAGCGAGGCGCTGCACGACCTGCGCATCGGCGTGCGGCGCTTGCGCAGTGTGTTGCGACCGTTACGGGCACTGCCCGGTGTCGATCAGCTGGAAGCTGCGGCCAAGGCCCTGGGCAGCTTGACGACGCCGTTGCGTGACCGTGAGGTACTGGCCGCGCAGCTGCTTGAGCGCCAGCAAGTGGCCGCGGCGCAGGCACGCCTGGCCCAGCGCCGGCAAACCTTCGCCAGCGTTGCCGCCAGTGCCGAACTGGCGCGCCTGCTGGCGATCATCGACGCCTTCCCGGTGTTCCTGCGCGCCGCCCAGCGCCAGGGCTTGATCCGCCGGCTGCAACAGCGCATCGACAAACGCCTGGTAAAACAGTGGAAGCAACTGCGTCAGGCCCTCGACGACCCGGCCCACGACCGCCATCGTCTGCGCCTGCTGATCAAACGGGTGCGCTACGCGGCTGAAGCCTACCCGCAACTGCAGCACTCCAACTCGCGCCTGCAAAAGGCTCTCAAGCGTGCCCAGAGTGACCTGGGCAGTTGGCACGACCTGTTGCAGTGGCTGCTGCAGGCCGAGCAGCAACGCGATCTGGCGCCGTGCGTCAGCCATTGGCAAGCGCAGTTGGCCAAAGCCGAACAAGGCGCCGACGCCACCCTCGAACGCCTGCAGGCGCAGCTTGCGCAGCGATAGCCCGCTGAAATGGCCGAAATGCGTGCTGTAGACCGCTTGCTGGCTGGTTAAGATCAGTTTTTTCCTGATCGCTGAGGTCGGCATGAACTTCTCACAATTGCTCACGGCGGTCCGCCAGCATCCCCAGTCGGTAGTTATTGATTCCAGCTGGGCCCAGGGCCGCGCCTGTTTCGGCGGGCTGATGGCGGCCTTGCTGTATGAGGCCATGCTGGCCAAGACCTCGCCGGGGCGCCCGGTGCGTTCCCTGGCCATCACCTTTGTCGGCCCGGCCGAGCCGCAAATGCCGATCAGTTTTGAAGTGGAACTGCTGCGCGAAGGCAAGGCGGTCAGTTCGCTGCTGGGCCGCGCCGTGCAGAACGGCCAGGTGGTTACCCTGATGCAGGGCAGCTTTGGCAGCGGCCGCGATTCGCTTATCGATGTTCCGGCCTTGCCGGCGGTAGACATGAAGCCGCTCGAGCAGTCGAGCACGGAGCTGCCGTACATCAAGGGCGTGACCCCCGAGTTCATGCGCCATGTGTCACTGCGCTGGGCCATCGGCGGCATTCCGTTCAGCAACAACAAGTCCCGCGACATGGGCGGCTGGGTGCGTTTTCGCGACAGCGAACGGGAAGAGCCGATCAGCGAGGCGCACTTGCTGGCGCTGGTCGATGCCTGGCCGCCGACCTTGCTGTCACACCTGAACAAGCCGGCGGCTGGCAGCACCCTGACCTGGACCATCGAGTTCATCCGGCCGGTGGCGAGCCTGACCACCCTGGACTGGTGCCGCTATCACGTCGAAACCGAACATGCCCGCGATGGTTACGGGCATGCGGCGGCTGCGCTGTGGAGCGACAAGGGCGAGTTGCTGGCGCTCAGCCGCCAGACCGTAACAGTGTTCGGCTGACGCCACTCAATGCCGGTGGCGGTCGCGCCAGGCGCGCCACCAGGCACCGCTGAGCACAAAGCGCGGGAAGGTGATGAACTGCTCCACCAGCAGGCGGCCGATGGCGTCCTGGCGGTTGGCGAACGGCTCGGGTTGCTGGGCCTCCAGGCGATGCCCCTGGCGTTGCAGGCCGAGCCCGGCGATCAGGGCGATGATGCCCACCGCCAGTTGCCCCAGGTCCAGCGAGAACAAACCGGACAGCACCAGCAGCACGCCGAGGATGAACAGCGGCACGGCAATCAGGTGCAGCACCAGGTTGGTCGGGTTGCGGTGGTTGTGGTGGTAGCCACGCCATTGCCAGGCGGGCAGGTTGGGCAGGCGTTTGCTCATGGAAATGTTCCTCAGGGTCTTGCCTGAAGAATAGTGCGGCCCCGGTGAAGGGGCCAATCGATGGCGGCTATGACGCCTATAGCTTGAGCTGGCCGATGGCCTTGTTCAGCTCACCGGCCAGGGTCGCCAGCTCGCTGCTGGTGGTGGCCGAGTCGACAGTCTGCTGTACGGTCTCTTCGGTCACATCGCGGATGCTTACCACTGCCCGGTTCATTTCTTCGGCCACCTGGCTTTGCTGCTCGGCGGCCACGGCAATTTGCGTGTTGCTTTCGCGCATCTGTGCCACCGCGCTGGTGATTTCCGCCAGGGCGGCGCCGGCTTCCTGGGCCTGCTGTACGCAGTCGTCGGCCTTGAACGAGCTTTCCTGCATGAAGTCCACGGCGTCGCGGGTACCGGCCTGCAGCGCCGAGACCATGGTGGTGATTTCGTCGGTGGAGGCCTGTACGCGCTTGGCCAGGTTGCGCACCTCGTCGGCGACCACGGCAAAGCCGCGGCCCAGGTCACCGGCACGGGCGGCCTCGATGGCAGCGTTGAGGGCCAAAAGGTTGGTCTGTTCGGCAATGCTGTGGATCACCCCGACCACGCCGTTGATCTTCTGGCTGTCGTCGGCCAGTTGGCGAATCATCTCGGCGGTCTGCTGCACGCCGCTGGACAGCCCGGCAATCGAGGTCTGCACCCGGCTGACCACCTCCTGGCCACTGCCGGCCAGGGAGTCGGCGCTCTGCGACAGGTCGCGGGTGGCGCCGGCGTGCTGGGCAATGTGGTAGACCGTGGCGGTCATTTCGTTGATGGCGGTGGCGGCCTGGTCGGTTTCGCTCTGTTGGCCGAGCATGCCGTGGCGCACATCGTTCATGCTCGCGGCCAGGCGCGCGGCGCCGGAATCCAGCTGCGCGGCAGTGCGCGCGACGGTGTTGACCACCCGGTGGTAGGTGGTCTGCATGGCATTGAAGGCGCTGGCCATCTGCCCGACCTCATCGCCACAGGCCAGCGGCACGCGGGCCGACAGGTCGCCGGTTTTTTCCACGTGCAGCATCACATCCTTGAGGGTGTTGAGCTGGCTGAGCAGAAAGCGGATCAACAATTGCGAGGCACAGAGCATCGCCAGCATCAGGATCAATACGCACACGGCGTAGTTGGTGAAGCGGTCGGTGAACACCTGGATCAGGCTGGGGGAGGGGGCGAGTACGGCAATCTGCTGGTCACCGCGGCTGATCACCTGGGCGCCGGTCAAAGGGTTCTCGCCCAGCAACGGCAAGCCTTCGAGTTCGACCCAGCCTTGGGCAGTGGCCAGTGCATCGAGGCTTTGCCCTTCAAATTGCGGTACCTGGCCGGGGCTGTAGGTCAGCCACAGGGCGTTGCTCGGCAAAGTTTGCCCGGCAGGCCAGGCGGCCAGCAACTGCGCCTCGGCTTCAGCTTTGCTTTGGGCGGTCTGGGCCCGCGCCTGTTGTTCCAGGTGCACGGCATAGAGCACCAGGAACAACGTAGTGACAAAGGCGACCGCGTTCACGGCCCAGAACTTGTATTTCAGGGAGATATTGCTAAGCCAGGCACCCATGGTAGGTCTTCTCTGATTGAGCGGAAACATTGTTGGCAAGGTGCCATCATTGTGCCGACTCGATCATCAAGACGTTTTGATATGCGTCAAATAATCGCGGGCAGGTTAAAGAAGGCCCGTGCCGTGGCGGTGCTGTGGGCGGCCAGTTGCTCGACGCTTTCGCCACGGTGCAGGGCCACTTCACGCAGCACTTCGGTGAGGAACGCCGGTTCGTTGCGCCCGCTTTTCGGTTTGGGCCGCAGGCTGCGCGGCAGCAGGTAGGGCGCATCGCTTTCGAGCATCAGGCGGCCTTGGGGGATGCTGCTGACCAGCGGGTGCAGGTGGGTGCCGCGGCGCTCGTCGCAGATCCAGCCGGTGATGCCGATGTGCAGGTCCAGGTCCAGGTAGCCGAACAACGCTGCGCGCTCGCCGGTAAAGCAGTGCACTACCGCTGCCGGCAGGCGGTCGCGAAAGTCCTTGAGGATCGCCAGCAGGCGTTCGCTGGCGTCGCGCTCGTGGAGGAACACCGGCATCTGCAACTCGACCGCCAGGGCCAGCTGTTCTTCCAGGGCCTTTTCCTGCTGCGGGCGCGGCGAAAAATCGCGGTTGAAATCCAGCCCGCATTCACCCACCGCCTGCACCCGCGGCTGTTCAAGCAAGGCCCGCAGCTGACGGCTGCTGGCACTGCTCCAGCTGCTGGCGTCATGGGGGTGCACGCCTGCGGTGCTGAACAGGTGCTGGGCGCTTTCATCGAGTTGCTGGCACAGCTCCAGGGCCTGTTCGCTGCCCTCAAGGCTGGTGCCGGTGACCATCATCTGCACCACCCCGGCGGCCAGGGCGCGTTCGAGAATTGCCTGGTGTTTGTCGGCAAAACTTGGGTTGGTCAGATTGACGCCGATGTCGATGAGTTGCATGGTGCTACCTCAGGCCGGAAGCCGGCCAGCATAACAAAGCTCGACCGAAATCGATAAAGCCAAGAACTTCAACGAGTTGTCGTGGTCTTTTGCGGTCAATTGTCATGGAACGACTGCAAACTATGGCGCCAACCCCACACGCGCGGACCTCGCAACGGATGACCCGAGCGCTGTTTTTGTTGATCGTGCTGAGCTTCTCGCTGCTGCCTGCCGGGCCGGCCAGCGCGCGTCTGGCCGGGCCGCAACAGGCGGTGCCCAAGACCCCGGCGCGCGACCTTGCGCAAATTCGCAGCAGCCGGGTATTGAAGGTACTGGTCAACCAGAGCCGCAACAGCTCCGGCGAAGTCAAGGGCGAGCCGGTGGGGGTCGAGTATCACCGCCTGCGCGCGTTCGAGCATTACCTCAATGCCCGCGCCCGCGATGGCGAGGAAATCCGCCTGAAGATCATCCCTCGCGCCAAAGACCAGTTGCTGGCCGCCTTGCAGCGCGGCGAAGCCGACCTGGTGGCGCCTGGCGAGCTGGTCGACCCGACCTCTACCCGCGGTCTCAGCGCCAGCGATCCGGTGGTCGACAAGGTGCCGCTGGTGCTGGTCGGGCGCAAGGGCGAGCGCAGCGTCCAGCGCGTCGAGCAGTTGTCCGGGCGTACCCTGGCGCTGACCAGCTCCAGCGCGGCCGGCGACACCCTGCACGAGATTAACCAGAAACTGGCCCTGCGTAAGCTTGCGCCGATCAAGGTTGAGTGGGTCGACCCGACGCTGGCCGTGGAAGACGTGCTGGAGATGGTCCAGGCCGGGATCTTTCACCTGACCGTGGTCGAGCAGCCAATTGCCGAACGCTGGGCCAAGGTCATGCCCAAGCTGCGGGTCGAGCGCAAACTGCACCTGGCCAGCCCCGAGGCCATGCGCTGGTACGTGCGCCGGGATGCGGTGATGCTGCACGCCAGCGTTGATCGTTTTTTGCAGGGCTACAAGGCGCCGGCCAACCAGGACGCAGCGTTCGAGCGGATCTACCGGCGCCTGTACCGGGTGCACAACCCGTTGGCGCGTAGCGACCGCAAGCGCCTGGAGGCCTTGCGCCCGGTGCTGCAGCGCCATGCCAGCGCTCAGAACATCGATTGGCTGAACCTGGCGGCGGTGGCCTTCAAGGAGTCTTCCCTTGACCCGAGCGCGCGCGGCGCCGGTGGCGCCCACGGGCTGATGCAGATCACTCCCAGTGCCGCCCAGCGGGTCGGGGTGAGCAATATTTCCAATGTCGATGGCAATGTTCAGGCCAGCGCCCGCTATATGGCGCTGATCCGGCGCAAGTTCTTTGCCAGTAACCAGCTCAACGAGCGTGAGCGCATGGCCTTTACTCTGGCGGCCTACAACCTGGGGCCGGAGCGGGTCCAGGCGATGCGCGCCGAGGCCCGGCGGCGGGGGCTCAATGGTAATCAGTGGTTTTTCCAGACCGAGCGCATTGCCATGGAGCAGGTGGGCATGGGGCCGGTGAGTTATGTGAACAGTGTCAACAAGTACTTCCTGGCGTTTGATCGGGAGCGGGCTTCGCTGGAGCCCAAAGGGGGGAAGGGTAATGGGCGTTAGTAATGGGGTGTTTGGAATGGCTCATTAAGGGTCCGGATGGGGCGGGGATGCTGAGTCACCTTTGCGCCCTTACGGCGCCTTACTTTTTTCAGTCGAAAAAAAAGTAAGCAAAAATTCTTGCCCCACCAGGGGCCCTGCGCTGCGCTTCGGGTCCCCTCGCTCCGGTGTCGCTACGGGGCATTGCGAACTACGAGTTGCAAGCAACTCTACGTTTCGCAACTTCGGCTATCGCCGAAGGTGCTGCGCACTCGCCCCTTCGCAACACCTGCGCTCGGCCCTTCTGGTTAACGGGGCCGGTGGATCAAGATCAAAAGCAGATCAAGATCAAGAGCACAATTCGCTTCGCTCTTGCTTTGTGGGTACGACGACTGCGCAGGGCACATATTGACATTCCACCCGCAGCGCCTCTAGGATGCTGACTTGCGCCGATTTAAACAGCTACTTGCGGGGCGCAGGGTTACCTCTTCGGGGGTTTCACCAAATACCGCTAAAACGCTGGTTCGGTGACGCCTCCCACCGCAGCCCAGCGGGTTTTGCGAGGCGGAGATCTAACCCCATGAGTTGTCCACGTTCCAGTGTTTGCCTGACCCCGTTGCCCGCCAGCCAGGGCACGCGCACGCCGCGTATTCTTCTGGGCGGCAGCCATCAGCCAACCCTCCTGCGCTACCTTGACGGCTGGCCGCGTCGCAACAGCCGCAACACTGCCTTCCTTATCCAGTTCGCCGACAGCCGCGATTCCCTTGGCCAGTTTGCCAACGACCGTTTCGATCTCGCCGTGATCCAGTCGCCCAGCGCCGACGACGCTGCCGAAGTTATCGGCCACCTGACCCGCGTCGCCCGCCAGGGTTTGATCACCCGGGCCTGAGCAGCCCGGGCCCGGGCGTCAATGCGCCTTGGCTTTCCTGATCCGTAGCAAAATCACCAGCAGGGTCAATATCACCACCGGCGCCATGCCCAGCAGCGCTTCGCGGGCAGTGATCTGTGCGCCGAGGGTGTGCAGGCCGGCATAAAAGAGCTTGAACAGGCTCAGCAGGTAGTAGCTGATGGCGATGATCGACAGGCCTTCGACTGCCCGCTGGATTCTGATCTGGGTGTCGGCGCGGGCGTTGAGGCTGCGCAGGATCTCGGCGTTCTGTTCTTCCATCTCCACCTGCACCCGCGCCTGCAACAGGTCGCCGAGGTTGGCGACGCTTTCGGCCAGGTGCTCCAGACGCTGCTCGCTGGCCGCGCAGTAACGCACGGTGGGCTTGAAGCGCCGCTCGATGAACACCCCCAGGCGCTGGCAATCGCCGACATGGCTCTCGCGCAACTCGCCCAGGCGCTCGAACACCAGTTGCGCATAGGCCTGGGTGGCGCTGAAGCGGTGGCGGTGTTTGACCGTGCTGCCGACCACCTGGCGCGACAACTGGGCGATATCGGCCAGCAGCGCCTTGGCGTTGCCGCCGTCGCTGCTGACGTTACGCTCCGACAGGCTCACCAGTTTGCGGTCATAGGCGTCCAGTTGCGGGCCCAGGGCCTTGGCGGCGGTCAGCGACAAAGACGCCATCATCCGGTAGGTCTCGATCTCCAGCAGGCGGCGGATCATGCGCCCTTGGCGGTAGGCATTGAGCCGGCGGTTGATGAACAGGAAGCGGTTGGTGCCATCGGCAGTCAGGCGAAAATCACTCCACACCACGGCATCGCCACCGCCCACGCATGAGCCGCTGGGGTCTTTGAAGCCGTAACGGCTGAGGTCGAGGTTGTGTTCATCGCGCACCAGCACCTGCACCGAGTTGATCATCTGCTCACGGTAGGGCTCCACACCTGCAGCCAGGGCGGCGGGCAAAGTGCTCCAGCGCAGCTCGGCGCTGGCGGCGGGCACTACCAGGGTCAGGGTGAAGAACTCGGAATGGCGCTCCCATTTGAACGGATGGCCGTCCAGCGTGGTGATGCCCTGGGCGGCATCGGGCTCGAAGGCGCCCGGGCAGCAACGCTGCAACAGGGCATTGCAGTCGGCATCGGCGCCGAGAAACGCCAGGTGGAAAACATGCGCGGGCTCATCGAAATACAGCGACGGGCGGGCGTGCAACTCGTTGTGCAAGGCGGTGCGTTGGGCGTGCATGCGGGTCAGACCGTATTGTTGTGGTTGTCTGCTGTTGCAGTGCCATGAGGGCACTCTCATGGGACTGGAACAGGCATGCACGAGTCACGTTGGCGCCGATTCAGAAGCCGCTTTCGCGCAGGGCAATCGCCGCCAGGTGGATCAGCCCCTCGCCCAGAAGGCTGCGCCGGGCAGCTTCGATCTGCAGGCGCCCGCGGGTTTGCGCCAGGTGTGGCGGCGCCTGTTCAAGTTGCACCAGAACATGGAACAGCGCCGGGGTCGGGATCAGCTCCTGGCTTTTTGCCGAGGTGTTCAGCGGGCCACCAAAGCGCGCCGCGAGCATTGGATGGGCTAACTGGCTGACGCGGGTAGTGCCGAT
This portion of the Pseudomonas sp. SORT22 genome encodes:
- a CDS encoding transglycosylase SLT domain-containing protein — its product is MTRALFLLIVLSFSLLPAGPASARLAGPQQAVPKTPARDLAQIRSSRVLKVLVNQSRNSSGEVKGEPVGVEYHRLRAFEHYLNARARDGEEIRLKIIPRAKDQLLAALQRGEADLVAPGELVDPTSTRGLSASDPVVDKVPLVLVGRKGERSVQRVEQLSGRTLALTSSSAAGDTLHEINQKLALRKLAPIKVEWVDPTLAVEDVLEMVQAGIFHLTVVEQPIAERWAKVMPKLRVERKLHLASPEAMRWYVRRDAVMLHASVDRFLQGYKAPANQDAAFERIYRRLYRVHNPLARSDRKRLEALRPVLQRHASAQNIDWLNLAAVAFKESSLDPSARGAGGAHGLMQITPSAAQRVGVSNISNVDGNVQASARYMALIRRKFFASNQLNERERMAFTLAAYNLGPERVQAMRAEARRRGLNGNQWFFQTERIAMEQVGMGPVSYVNSVNKYFLAFDRERASLEPKGGKGNGR
- a CDS encoding Mpo1-like protein gives rise to the protein MSKRLPNLPAWQWRGYHHNHRNPTNLVLHLIAVPLFILGVLLVLSGLFSLDLGQLAVGIIALIAGLGLQRQGHRLEAQQPEPFANRQDAIGRLLVEQFITFPRFVLSGAWWRAWRDRHRH
- a CDS encoding DUF3422 domain-containing protein produces the protein MHAQRTALHNELHARPSLYFDEPAHVFHLAFLGADADCNALLQRCCPGAFEPDAAQGITTLDGHPFKWERHSEFFTLTLVVPAASAELRWSTLPAALAAGVEPYREQMINSVQVLVRDEHNLDLSRYGFKDPSGSCVGGGDAVVWSDFRLTADGTNRFLFINRRLNAYRQGRMIRRLLEIETYRMMASLSLTAAKALGPQLDAYDRKLVSLSERNVSSDGGNAKALLADIAQLSRQVVGSTVKHRHRFSATQAYAQLVFERLGELRESHVGDCQRLGVFIERRFKPTVRYCAASEQRLEHLAESVANLGDLLQARVQVEMEEQNAEILRSLNARADTQIRIQRAVEGLSIIAISYYLLSLFKLFYAGLHTLGAQITAREALLGMAPVVILTLLVILLRIRKAKAH
- a CDS encoding TatD family hydrolase, translating into MQLIDIGVNLTNPSFADKHQAILERALAAGVVQMMVTGTSLEGSEQALELCQQLDESAQHLFSTAGVHPHDASSWSSASSRQLRALLEQPRVQAVGECGLDFNRDFSPRPQQEKALEEQLALAVELQMPVFLHERDASERLLAILKDFRDRLPAAVVHCFTGERAALFGYLDLDLHIGITGWICDERRGTHLHPLVSSIPQGRLMLESDAPYLLPRSLRPKPKSGRNEPAFLTEVLREVALHRGESVEQLAAHSTATARAFFNLPAII
- a CDS encoding thioesterase family protein, which translates into the protein MNFSQLLTAVRQHPQSVVIDSSWAQGRACFGGLMAALLYEAMLAKTSPGRPVRSLAITFVGPAEPQMPISFEVELLREGKAVSSLLGRAVQNGQVVTLMQGSFGSGRDSLIDVPALPAVDMKPLEQSSTELPYIKGVTPEFMRHVSLRWAIGGIPFSNNKSRDMGGWVRFRDSEREEPISEAHLLALVDAWPPTLLSHLNKPAAGSTLTWTIEFIRPVASLTTLDWCRYHVETEHARDGYGHAAAALWSDKGELLALSRQTVTVFG
- a CDS encoding CHAD domain-containing protein, encoding MSSAMLDHVIAQVLSLQVRLLACQARLVADTDSEALHDLRIGVRRLRSVLRPLRALPGVDQLEAAAKALGSLTTPLRDREVLAAQLLERQQVAAAQARLAQRRQTFASVAASAELARLLAIIDAFPVFLRAAQRQGLIRRLQQRIDKRLVKQWKQLRQALDDPAHDRHRLRLLIKRVRYAAEAYPQLQHSNSRLQKALKRAQSDLGSWHDLLQWLLQAEQQRDLAPCVSHWQAQLAKAEQGADATLERLQAQLAQR
- a CDS encoding methyl-accepting chemotaxis protein, which encodes MGAWLSNISLKYKFWAVNAVAFVTTLFLVLYAVHLEQQARAQTAQSKAEAEAQLLAAWPAGQTLPSNALWLTYSPGQVPQFEGQSLDALATAQGWVELEGLPLLGENPLTGAQVISRGDQQIAVLAPSPSLIQVFTDRFTNYAVCVLILMLAMLCASQLLIRFLLSQLNTLKDVMLHVEKTGDLSARVPLACGDEVGQMASAFNAMQTTYHRVVNTVARTAAQLDSGAARLAASMNDVRHGMLGQQSETDQAATAINEMTATVYHIAQHAGATRDLSQSADSLAGSGQEVVSRVQTSIAGLSSGVQQTAEMIRQLADDSQKINGVVGVIHSIAEQTNLLALNAAIEAARAGDLGRGFAVVADEVRNLAKRVQASTDEITTMVSALQAGTRDAVDFMQESSFKADDCVQQAQEAGAALAEITSAVAQMRESNTQIAVAAEQQSQVAEEMNRAVVSIRDVTEETVQQTVDSATTSSELATLAGELNKAIGQLKL